The following are from one region of the Mycolicibacterium helvum genome:
- a CDS encoding TldD/PmbA family protein: MSPRDVDADFLALPRHALADAALSAARAAGASYADLRIHAITTEVVQLRDGELQSAVTDREIGLAVRVIVDGTWGFASHAELAPEVAADTARRAVEVATSLAALNAERIELAPEPVYADVTWVSSYAIDPFTVSTADKIAVLGEYSGRLLASNGVDHVSATVNAVKEQVFYADTFGSSITQQRVRVMPALDAVAVDAAAGSFESMRTLAPPMARGWEAVAGDDVWNWSTELAELPILLADKTKAPTVVAGPTDLVIDPTNLWLTIHESIGHATEYDRAIGYEAAYAGTSFATPDKLNTMRYGSPVMNVTADRTVEYGLATIGYDDEGVAAQSWDLVRDGMFVGYQLDRVFAPRLGQARSNGCSYADSAHHVPIQRMANVSLQPGTDDLSTDDLIARVDDGIYIVGDKSWSIDMQRYNFQFTGQRFYQIKHGRLEGQVRDVAYQATTTDFWNSMEAVGGPSTWRLGGAFNCGKAQPGQVAAVSHGCPSALFRGVNVLNTREESGR, from the coding sequence GTGAGTCCTCGTGATGTTGACGCCGACTTCTTGGCCCTGCCGCGCCATGCGCTCGCCGACGCCGCCCTGTCGGCGGCCCGTGCGGCCGGCGCCAGCTACGCCGACCTGCGCATCCATGCCATCACCACCGAGGTGGTGCAGCTGCGCGACGGTGAGCTGCAGAGCGCGGTCACCGACCGTGAGATCGGGTTGGCGGTGCGGGTGATCGTCGATGGCACCTGGGGGTTCGCCTCGCATGCCGAGCTGGCCCCCGAGGTTGCCGCCGACACGGCGCGGCGCGCGGTCGAGGTGGCCACCTCGCTGGCCGCGCTGAATGCCGAGCGCATCGAGCTGGCGCCCGAGCCGGTGTACGCCGATGTGACCTGGGTGTCGAGCTATGCCATCGATCCGTTCACGGTGTCGACCGCCGACAAGATCGCCGTGCTGGGGGAGTACTCGGGGCGGCTGCTGGCCAGCAACGGTGTCGACCATGTCTCGGCGACGGTGAACGCGGTCAAGGAGCAGGTGTTCTACGCCGACACCTTCGGGTCGTCGATCACCCAGCAGCGGGTGCGGGTGATGCCGGCGCTGGACGCGGTGGCCGTCGACGCCGCCGCGGGCAGCTTCGAATCGATGCGGACGCTGGCCCCGCCGATGGCCCGCGGCTGGGAGGCAGTCGCCGGTGACGACGTGTGGAACTGGAGTACCGAGCTGGCCGAGCTGCCCATCCTGCTGGCCGACAAGACGAAGGCGCCCACGGTGGTCGCCGGTCCAACCGACTTGGTGATCGATCCGACCAACCTGTGGCTGACGATTCACGAATCCATCGGGCACGCCACCGAATATGACCGCGCGATCGGTTACGAGGCGGCCTACGCGGGCACCTCGTTCGCCACCCCGGACAAGCTGAACACGATGCGTTACGGCTCGCCGGTGATGAACGTGACCGCCGACCGTACCGTCGAATACGGCTTGGCCACAATCGGATACGACGACGAAGGGGTGGCTGCCCAGAGCTGGGACCTGGTGCGCGACGGCATGTTCGTCGGCTATCAGCTGGACCGGGTGTTCGCGCCGCGGCTGGGTCAGGCCCGCTCCAACGGCTGTTCGTATGCCGACTCCGCGCACCACGTCCCGATCCAGCGGATGGCCAACGTGTCCCTGCAGCCGGGCACCGATGATCTGAGCACCGACGACCTGATCGCCCGAGTCGATGACGGCATCTACATCGTCGGAGACAAGTCCTGGTCGATCGACATGCAGCGCTACAACTTCCAATTCACCGGGCAGCGGTTCTATCAGATCAAGCACGGTCGGTTGGAAGGCCAGGTGCGTGACGTGGCCTACCAGGCCACCACCACTGACTTCTGGAATTCGATGGAAGCCGTTGGCGGCCCGTCGACCTGGCGCCTGGGTGGGGCGTTCAACTGCGGCAAGGCCCAACCCGGTCAGGTCGCCGCGGTGAGCCACGGCTGCCCGTCGGCCCTGTTCCGAGGTGTGAACGTGCTCAATACGCGGGAGGAGTCCGGCCGATGA
- a CDS encoding carbohydrate ABC transporter permease, translating into MAKVTTRRVRSTLLGYALLAPSLFGVVCFLLLPMLVVVWLSLHRWDLLGPIRYVGLDNWRSVLTDASFGNSLLVTLVFIAIVVPAQIVLGLVAAALLARELPGSGVFRTVYVLPWVCSPLAVAVLWHWILAPTDGAVSTLADRRIEWLTDPGLALPVVSAVTVWTNVGYVTLFFLAGILAIPPQIHAAARLDGATSWQRFWRITLPMLRPTLFFVSVTGIVSAAQVFDTVYALTGGGPAGRTDLVAHRIYAEAFGAAAIGRAAVMALVLFVILVGATIVQHLYFRRRISYDLT; encoded by the coding sequence ATGGCCAAGGTGACCACTCGGCGTGTGCGTTCCACCCTGCTGGGGTACGCGCTGTTGGCGCCGAGTCTGTTCGGGGTGGTGTGCTTCCTGCTGCTGCCGATGCTGGTGGTGGTGTGGCTGAGCCTGCATCGCTGGGATCTGCTGGGCCCGATCCGCTATGTGGGGCTGGATAATTGGCGCTCGGTACTCACCGATGCCAGTTTCGGCAATTCGCTGCTGGTGACGCTGGTCTTCATCGCGATCGTCGTTCCCGCCCAGATCGTCCTCGGTTTGGTGGCCGCCGCGCTGCTGGCCCGGGAGCTGCCGGGCAGTGGCGTCTTCCGCACCGTGTACGTACTGCCGTGGGTGTGCTCGCCGCTGGCGGTCGCGGTGCTGTGGCATTGGATCCTGGCGCCCACCGACGGTGCGGTGAGCACCCTTGCGGACCGCCGCATCGAATGGCTGACCGATCCGGGGCTGGCGCTGCCGGTGGTCTCGGCGGTGACGGTGTGGACCAACGTCGGTTACGTGACGCTGTTCTTCCTGGCCGGTATCCTGGCGATCCCCCCGCAGATCCACGCCGCCGCGCGACTCGACGGCGCGACGAGCTGGCAACGGTTCTGGCGTATCACCCTGCCGATGCTGCGCCCCACGCTGTTCTTCGTTTCGGTCACCGGCATCGTCAGCGCGGCCCAGGTGTTCGACACCGTGTACGCGCTGACCGGGGGCGGACCGGCCGGCCGCACCGATCTGGTGGCTCACCGTATCTACGCCGAGGCGTTCGGCGCCGCGGCGATCGGGCGGGCCGCGGTGATGGCGCTGGTGTTGTTCGTCATCCTGGTCGGCGCAACGATCGTCCAGCATCTCTACTTTCGCCGCCGGATCAGCTATGACCTCACGTAA
- a CDS encoding carbohydrate ABC transporter permease, with protein sequence MTSRNALIYLGLLAGALITLAPFGLGLLTSFTSAQQFATGTPLSLPNPPTLANYAGLGDAGFGRALAVTALMTAMITLAQLTFSVLAGYAFARLEFAGRDALFWVYIATLMVPGTVTVIPLYLMMAELGLRNTFWALVLPFLFGSPYAIFLLREYFRGIPADLVNAARLDGANTLDVIVHVVLPASKPILVTLTLITVVSQWNSFMWPLVITSGGTWRVLTVATAGLQTQYNAQWTLVLAATTVAIVPLIALFLVFQRQIVRSIVVTGLK encoded by the coding sequence ATGACCTCACGTAACGCGCTGATCTACCTGGGGCTGCTGGCCGGTGCGCTGATCACCCTGGCCCCGTTCGGGTTGGGGCTTTTGACGTCGTTCACCTCCGCGCAGCAGTTCGCCACGGGCACACCGCTGTCGCTGCCCAACCCGCCGACGCTGGCCAATTACGCCGGGCTCGGTGACGCCGGCTTTGGCCGGGCGCTGGCGGTCACCGCGCTGATGACAGCGATGATCACGCTGGCGCAGCTGACGTTTTCGGTACTGGCGGGCTACGCGTTCGCCCGCTTGGAGTTCGCCGGCCGCGATGCGTTGTTCTGGGTGTACATCGCCACGCTGATGGTGCCTGGCACCGTCACGGTCATTCCGCTCTATCTGATGATGGCCGAGCTGGGGTTGCGGAACACGTTCTGGGCGTTGGTGTTGCCGTTTCTGTTCGGCTCGCCGTATGCGATCTTCCTGCTGCGCGAGTACTTTCGGGGCATCCCCGCCGACCTGGTCAACGCCGCCCGCCTGGACGGGGCCAACACCCTGGACGTGATCGTGCACGTGGTGCTGCCGGCCAGCAAGCCGATCCTGGTGACGCTGACGTTGATCACCGTTGTCAGTCAGTGGAATTCGTTCATGTGGCCGCTGGTCATCACCAGCGGCGGCACCTGGCGGGTGCTGACCGTTGCGACGGCCGGGCTACAGACCCAGTACAACGCCCAGTGGACGCTGGTGTTGGCGGCGACGACGGTGGCGATCGTCCCGCTGATCGCGCTGTTCCTGGTGTTCCAACGCCAGATCGTGCGCTCGATCGTCGTCACGGGGCTGAAGTGA
- a CDS encoding ABC transporter substrate-binding protein, with translation MLAGLITAALLLVAGALVLGRTDESSGKIIVTVRLWDPAVAAAYTESFAEFSRTHPDIEVRTDVVAYASYFDTLRTDVAGGGADDIFWINNANLGEYADNNRLMAIEPNPDWDPSVVAQFTRDGRLWGVPQLTDAGIALYYNADLLAADGVEPAELDTLRWDPNPGVDTLRPMLMRLTHGRQWGYNAANDLQAIYLNYIGSAGGIFSDGDRFAFDNPQAVTAFRYVIGLINTDRVAPPASDTNDNGDFSRNQFLSGRMALFQSGTYNLAQVAERATFRWGVALLPAGPAGRVSVTNGIVAAGNPASRHPEAVRQVLAWLGGTRGNEYVGRHGAAIPAVLPAQAVYFDYWSAKGVDVRPFFTVLDGPRIAAPGGAGFAAGYQAIKPYFDEMFLGRTPVPESLAAAQRAANAAAAR, from the coding sequence ATGCTGGCCGGGCTGATCACGGCCGCGTTGCTGCTCGTGGCCGGCGCACTGGTACTGGGCCGGACCGACGAGTCGTCCGGGAAAATCATTGTCACGGTGCGGCTGTGGGACCCCGCAGTGGCCGCCGCCTACACCGAGTCGTTCGCGGAGTTCAGCCGCACTCATCCCGATATCGAGGTGCGCACCGACGTCGTCGCCTACGCCAGCTACTTCGACACCCTGCGCACCGACGTGGCCGGCGGCGGCGCCGACGACATCTTCTGGATCAACAACGCCAACCTGGGCGAATACGCCGACAACAACCGGCTGATGGCCATCGAGCCCAACCCGGACTGGGACCCTTCGGTGGTCGCCCAGTTCACCCGCGACGGCAGGTTGTGGGGTGTTCCGCAGTTGACCGACGCCGGAATCGCCCTGTACTACAACGCCGACCTGCTGGCCGCCGACGGTGTCGAACCGGCCGAACTGGACACCCTGCGCTGGGATCCCAACCCAGGTGTGGACACCCTACGGCCGATGCTGATGCGTCTGACTCATGGCAGGCAGTGGGGCTACAACGCCGCCAACGACTTACAGGCCATCTACCTCAACTACATCGGCTCGGCGGGCGGGATATTCTCCGACGGCGACCGCTTCGCTTTCGACAACCCGCAGGCAGTCACCGCATTCCGTTACGTCATCGGCCTGATCAACACCGATCGAGTCGCCCCTCCCGCGTCGGACACCAACGACAACGGCGACTTCTCCCGCAACCAGTTCCTGTCCGGTCGGATGGCGCTGTTCCAATCCGGCACCTACAACCTGGCCCAGGTGGCGGAGCGCGCGACGTTCCGCTGGGGTGTTGCGCTGCTGCCGGCCGGACCTGCGGGCCGGGTCAGCGTCACCAACGGCATTGTCGCCGCGGGCAATCCGGCCAGCCGCCATCCTGAGGCAGTACGCCAGGTGCTGGCCTGGCTGGGCGGCACCCGAGGCAACGAGTATGTCGGCCGCCACGGTGCAGCCATCCCTGCGGTGCTGCCGGCCCAGGCGGTCTATTTCGACTACTGGTCGGCCAAGGGGGTGGACGTGCGGCCGTTCTTCACGGTGCTCGACGGTCCGCGCATCGCGGCGCCGGGTGGGGCCGGTTTCGCCGCCGGGTATCAGGCGATCAAGCCTTATTTTGACGAGATGTTCCTGGGCAGAACGCCCGTGCCCGAGTCACTTGCCGCCGCCCAGCGGGCCGCCAACGCCGCCGCCGCGCGTTAG
- a CDS encoding energy-coupling factor transporter transmembrane protein EcfT: MTTARQTRPVVLLRPVPGTSPIHELWAGTKIIVVLGFSALLAFYPDWVPLALVTIGIGIAIRLARIPRGAVPSVPRWLWILLLLGAVTATIGGGSPEFHLGPYGIALGGLLKFVRFTVVSIVLLALGMLVSWTTNVADVAPAVARLGRPLKVFGIPVDDWAVALALSLRAFPMLLDEFRLLYAARRLRPPPVLTSRRARRRRWSIEMVDLLAAGITVALRRADEMGDAITTRGGTGMISAAPSRPRRADWVVLTVSAVVCVVSVVLQATVLAGI; this comes from the coding sequence ATGACGACTGCACGTCAAACCCGCCCGGTGGTGCTGCTGCGTCCGGTACCCGGCACCTCGCCGATCCACGAGCTGTGGGCGGGCACCAAAATAATTGTCGTCCTCGGGTTTTCGGCCCTGCTGGCGTTCTACCCGGACTGGGTGCCACTGGCGCTGGTCACGATCGGAATAGGCATCGCGATCCGGCTGGCGCGAATCCCGCGCGGCGCTGTGCCGTCGGTGCCCAGGTGGCTGTGGATTCTGCTGCTGCTGGGCGCCGTCACCGCGACAATCGGAGGCGGGTCCCCGGAATTCCACCTGGGGCCCTACGGCATCGCGCTTGGTGGCCTCCTGAAATTTGTGCGCTTCACCGTGGTGTCGATCGTGCTATTGGCGCTGGGCATGTTGGTGTCGTGGACGACGAACGTCGCCGATGTCGCACCCGCGGTGGCGCGACTGGGCCGGCCGCTGAAGGTCTTCGGTATCCCGGTCGACGACTGGGCGGTCGCACTTGCCCTGTCGCTGCGGGCTTTTCCGATGCTGCTCGACGAGTTCCGGTTGCTCTACGCGGCGCGTCGGCTGCGGCCACCACCAGTGCTGACCAGCCGGCGGGCCCGACGCCGGCGCTGGTCCATCGAGATGGTGGATCTGCTGGCAGCGGGAATCACGGTCGCACTGCGCCGCGCTGACGAGATGGGCGATGCGATCACCACACGTGGCGGGACCGGCATGATTTCGGCGGCACCGTCGCGCCCGCGACGGGCCGACTGGGTGGTACTGACCGTCTCGGCGGTGGTGTGTGTGGTGTCGGTGGTTCTCCAGGCGACAGTGCTCGCCGGGATCTAA
- a CDS encoding ATP-binding cassette domain-containing protein has translation MTATRPEATAAQPSESAVDRRRSGALSPVEMAQASVMAALAAALSIIAVVVPFAGGLSLLTTVPMGLLGYRYRLRVLVAATFAASVVAFLIAGVSGLMVVVNCAYVGGLAGIMKRRGRGTPTVIAVGLVAGVVFGLFIVAALTVLVRLRSLTFSAMTANFDGVVSVVSHFEPFRPAAQDARHLFGVALQYWPLLLMVYAMFSIMIVTLVGWWALSRVLDRLSGIPDVHKLETPDETGPVAPVPVRLVDARFRYPNATHDALRPLSLTVDAGEDVAITGANGSGKTTLMLLLSGREPTSGVIERPGAVGLGQLGGTAVIMQHPESQVLGTRVADDVVWGLPPGTETDVAGLLGEVGLAGMEERDTGGLSGGELQRLAVAAALARQPSLLIADEVTSMVDQRGREALLSVLSGLTERHKMALVQITHYNNEADTADRIVKLSESQDNAHLVESTAAPTPTVNAAPGGAEPVLQLEHVGHEYASGTPWSKAALHDIDFTVHEGEGVLIHGGNGSGKSTLAWIMAGLTTPTTGSCLVRGRPASECVGDVAIAFQAARLQLMRSRVDTEVASAAGFSPHDSARVGAALAKVGLDASLAGRRIDQLSGGQMRRVVMAGLLARSPQALILDEPLAGLDAASQRGLLRLLSDLRRNSGLTVVVISHDFVGLEELCPRTLHLREGVLTEGSS, from the coding sequence ATGACCGCGACCAGACCGGAGGCTACTGCGGCGCAGCCCTCCGAGTCAGCGGTCGATCGCCGCCGAAGTGGCGCGCTGTCACCGGTGGAGATGGCCCAGGCCTCCGTGATGGCCGCACTCGCGGCCGCATTGTCGATTATTGCCGTCGTCGTTCCGTTTGCCGGGGGACTGTCGCTGCTGACCACCGTTCCGATGGGACTGCTCGGTTACCGCTACCGGCTGCGCGTGCTGGTGGCCGCGACGTTCGCGGCGAGTGTCGTCGCGTTCCTGATCGCTGGTGTCAGCGGGTTGATGGTGGTGGTCAACTGCGCCTACGTGGGTGGGCTGGCCGGCATCATGAAACGCCGTGGGCGCGGCACCCCCACCGTCATCGCCGTGGGCCTGGTGGCCGGCGTGGTCTTCGGGCTCTTCATCGTCGCCGCGCTGACCGTTCTGGTGCGGCTGCGCTCCTTGACCTTCTCAGCGATGACCGCGAATTTCGACGGCGTCGTGTCGGTGGTGTCGCACTTCGAGCCGTTCCGGCCGGCGGCCCAAGACGCCAGGCACCTCTTCGGTGTCGCGCTGCAGTACTGGCCGCTGCTGTTGATGGTCTACGCGATGTTCTCGATCATGATCGTGACGTTGGTCGGGTGGTGGGCACTGTCGCGGGTACTGGATCGGCTCAGCGGTATCCCCGACGTGCACAAGCTCGAGACCCCCGACGAAACCGGGCCTGTCGCACCGGTTCCGGTGCGGCTGGTCGACGCCCGCTTTCGTTACCCCAACGCCACGCACGACGCGCTGCGACCGCTCAGCCTGACTGTCGACGCGGGAGAGGACGTGGCGATCACCGGAGCCAACGGGTCCGGGAAGACCACGCTGATGCTGCTGCTGTCCGGGCGTGAACCCACCTCCGGCGTGATCGAGCGCCCCGGTGCGGTCGGTCTCGGTCAGCTGGGCGGGACGGCGGTCATCATGCAGCATCCCGAAAGTCAAGTACTGGGAACGCGAGTCGCCGACGACGTCGTCTGGGGTCTGCCACCGGGAACGGAGACCGACGTGGCGGGACTGCTCGGCGAGGTCGGCCTGGCCGGCATGGAGGAGCGCGACACCGGCGGATTGTCCGGTGGCGAGCTGCAGCGCCTGGCGGTCGCCGCCGCGCTGGCGCGTCAGCCGTCGCTGCTGATCGCCGACGAGGTCACCAGCATGGTTGATCAACGCGGGCGGGAGGCCTTGCTGAGCGTGCTGTCCGGCCTTACCGAACGCCACAAGATGGCGCTGGTGCAGATCACCCACTACAACAACGAGGCCGATACCGCCGACCGGATCGTCAAGCTCAGCGAGTCGCAGGACAACGCTCACTTGGTCGAGAGCACCGCCGCACCCACGCCGACGGTCAACGCCGCGCCGGGTGGGGCTGAGCCGGTACTGCAGCTCGAGCATGTCGGCCACGAATATGCCAGTGGCACACCGTGGTCCAAGGCTGCTCTGCACGATATCGACTTCACCGTCCACGAAGGCGAAGGCGTCCTGATCCACGGTGGCAACGGTTCGGGAAAGTCCACTCTGGCCTGGATCATGGCGGGGCTGACCACGCCGACCACCGGCTCCTGCCTGGTGCGCGGACGCCCCGCGTCGGAGTGCGTCGGCGACGTGGCGATCGCATTCCAGGCCGCCCGGCTGCAGCTGATGCGCAGCCGCGTGGACACCGAAGTCGCTTCTGCGGCCGGGTTTTCACCCCACGACAGCGCCCGGGTGGGTGCCGCACTGGCGAAGGTTGGGTTGGACGCGTCGCTGGCGGGGCGCCGGATCGACCAGCTCTCCGGTGGGCAGATGCGCCGGGTGGTGATGGCCGGGCTGCTGGCCCGCTCGCCGCAGGCACTTATCCTCGACGAGCCGCTGGCCGGGCTCGATGCTGCCAGTCAGCGCGGCCTACTGCGGCTGCTCAGCGATCTGCGCCGCAACAGTGGCCTGACCGTCGTGGTGATCTCGCACGACTTCGTCGGCTTGGAAGAACTGTGTCCGCGCACCCTGCATCTGCGCGAGGGCGTGCTGACCGAGGGGTCGTCATGA
- a CDS encoding MarR family winged helix-turn-helix transcriptional regulator encodes MNPTPTQERPGAASGLGSELLTVVARLNRLATQRIRLPLPWAQARLLGTIDDQGEARISDLAELDHCSQPTMTTQVRRLEDAGLVARTPDPGDARAVRIHITGKGQTILAQVRADRAAVIDPRIERLSDEDREVLSTAIGALHRLLDDLDTSPK; translated from the coding sequence ATGAATCCGACGCCCACCCAGGAACGGCCCGGTGCCGCATCAGGACTGGGATCCGAGCTACTCACGGTGGTCGCGAGGCTCAACCGGCTGGCCACCCAGCGCATCCGGCTGCCGCTGCCCTGGGCGCAGGCCCGACTGCTCGGCACCATCGACGACCAGGGCGAAGCCCGTATTTCCGATCTGGCCGAACTCGACCACTGTTCCCAACCGACGATGACCACCCAGGTCCGCCGTCTGGAGGACGCCGGCCTGGTGGCCCGCACCCCCGATCCTGGTGATGCGCGCGCCGTCCGCATCCACATCACCGGAAAGGGCCAGACGATCCTGGCTCAGGTCCGGGCAGACCGCGCCGCGGTGATCGACCCACGCATCGAGCGGTTGTCTGACGAAGACCGCGAAGTTCTGTCGACCGCCATCGGAGCACTGCATCGCCTGCTCGACGACCTCGACACCTCCCCGAAGTAG
- a CDS encoding MFS transporter, whose product MWRQPRAVWAVAFASVVAFMGIGLVDPILKPIADNLDATPSQVSLLFTSYMAVMGVAMLITGVVSSRIGPKRTLLLGLVIIIAGAGLAGMSDTVMGIVGWRALWGLGNALFIATALATIVNSARGSVAQAIILYEAALGLGIAVGPLVGGVLGSISWRGPFFGVSALMAVALVVTTLLLPETPRPQRVTTLADPFRALRHRGLLGVAITALLYNFGFFTLLAFTPFPLDMTAHEIGLIFFGWGLCLAFTSVVVAPRLQHRFGTVRVLVINLLCFSALLAVMAVATDDKAVLAACVVVAGLFIGINNTLITETVMKAAPVERGVASAAYSFMRFGGAAAAPWLAGVLGERVSVHLPFWVGAGAVLAGAGVLALTARHLGALDTSGGQERSESGITGEDALEEITEQATAVTIGSDS is encoded by the coding sequence ATGTGGCGTCAACCCAGGGCCGTTTGGGCAGTCGCGTTCGCATCCGTCGTCGCCTTCATGGGCATCGGGCTCGTCGACCCGATCCTGAAACCCATCGCCGACAATCTCGACGCCACCCCGTCACAGGTGTCACTGCTGTTCACCAGCTACATGGCTGTCATGGGTGTGGCGATGCTGATCACCGGCGTGGTGTCCAGCCGCATCGGCCCGAAACGCACACTGCTGCTAGGCCTGGTGATCATCATCGCCGGCGCCGGACTGGCCGGGATGAGCGACACCGTGATGGGCATCGTCGGCTGGCGCGCACTGTGGGGCCTGGGTAATGCGCTGTTCATCGCGACCGCGCTGGCCACCATCGTCAACTCCGCGCGCGGCTCGGTGGCCCAAGCCATCATCCTCTACGAGGCGGCGCTGGGTCTGGGCATCGCGGTCGGCCCACTGGTCGGCGGTGTGCTGGGTTCGATCTCGTGGCGCGGACCGTTCTTCGGGGTGTCTGCACTGATGGCGGTCGCACTGGTGGTGACGACCCTGCTGCTACCCGAAACGCCGCGCCCGCAACGGGTGACGACATTGGCCGATCCGTTCCGAGCGCTGCGGCACCGTGGCCTGCTCGGCGTCGCAATCACCGCTCTGCTGTACAACTTTGGGTTCTTCACGCTGCTGGCGTTCACACCGTTCCCGCTCGACATGACCGCCCATGAGATCGGGCTGATCTTCTTCGGCTGGGGCCTGTGCCTGGCGTTCACCTCAGTGGTGGTCGCACCCAGGCTGCAGCACCGCTTCGGCACCGTGCGGGTGCTGGTGATCAATCTGCTGTGTTTCTCTGCGTTATTGGCGGTGATGGCGGTGGCCACCGACGACAAGGCCGTCCTGGCCGCATGTGTGGTGGTCGCCGGTCTGTTCATCGGTATCAACAACACGCTGATCACCGAGACCGTGATGAAGGCCGCGCCCGTCGAGCGCGGGGTGGCCTCGGCCGCGTACAGCTTCATGCGATTTGGCGGCGCTGCCGCCGCGCCGTGGCTGGCTGGGGTGCTGGGCGAACGGGTCAGCGTGCACCTGCCGTTCTGGGTGGGCGCGGGTGCAGTGCTGGCCGGCGCCGGCGTCCTTGCTCTGACGGCCCGGCATCTGGGCGCTCTTGACACTTCCGGTGGGCAGGAGCGAAGCGAATCGGGGATCACCGGGGAAGATGCGTTGGAGGAGATCACCGAGCAGGCCACTGCGGTGACCATCGGCAGCGACAGCTGA
- a CDS encoding bestrophin family protein, whose protein sequence is MIRSVGKLGPLKVSWLVCQQMRWDLLAIVVVAAALIPIPDPTQIDYAAAVLSVLGIGASVFIGFRNTTAYNRWWEARTLWGNIIINSRATHNTLCSVDSGAPEMTPILDRMRRRQVRYSWQLAAELRGVTPVPGVVELTPEDPADATAVDLMTRQAVDIQALSAAGSIDNQARVMLMSVNTALVSAQSGLERIRNEPIPLQYEIFIRSLAWFFAVMAFSRLDGSAHPYAGVVIGLLLMVVFIGAERLGHFIETPMSNSIFDIAMYRFCSVISGNLLGAGHPLAQPREGPKATIWM, encoded by the coding sequence GTGATTCGTAGCGTCGGGAAGCTGGGCCCACTCAAGGTGTCGTGGCTGGTATGCCAGCAGATGCGATGGGATCTGCTGGCGATCGTTGTGGTGGCCGCCGCACTGATCCCCATTCCCGATCCCACCCAGATCGACTACGCCGCAGCCGTGCTGTCCGTACTGGGCATCGGCGCTTCGGTGTTCATCGGCTTTCGCAACACCACCGCCTACAACCGATGGTGGGAGGCCCGCACGCTGTGGGGCAACATCATCATCAACTCCCGCGCGACCCACAACACCCTGTGTTCGGTGGACTCCGGTGCGCCCGAGATGACCCCCATCCTGGACCGGATGCGCCGGCGGCAGGTCCGGTACTCCTGGCAGCTCGCCGCCGAGCTGCGTGGCGTCACCCCGGTTCCCGGGGTCGTCGAGTTGACGCCGGAGGATCCTGCCGACGCCACCGCCGTCGACCTGATGACCCGCCAGGCCGTCGACATTCAGGCGCTGTCGGCCGCGGGCAGTATCGACAACCAGGCCCGCGTCATGCTGATGAGCGTCAACACCGCGCTGGTGAGCGCGCAGAGCGGCCTGGAGCGCATCCGCAACGAGCCGATCCCGCTGCAGTACGAGATCTTCATTCGCTCGCTGGCCTGGTTCTTCGCGGTGATGGCTTTCAGCCGGTTGGACGGGTCCGCCCACCCCTATGCCGGCGTCGTGATCGGACTGCTACTGATGGTGGTGTTCATCGGCGCCGAACGACTCGGGCACTTCATCGAGACACCGATGAGCAACAGCATCTTCGACATTGCGATGTACCGGTTCTGCAGTGTGATCTCCGGCAACCTGCTCGGCGCCGGCCATCCGCTCGCTCAGCCCAGGGAGGGGCCGAAGGCCACCATCTGGATGTGA